One Xiphophorus hellerii strain 12219 chromosome 1, Xiphophorus_hellerii-4.1, whole genome shotgun sequence DNA segment encodes these proteins:
- the LOC116727943 gene encoding cyclin-dependent kinase 16-like isoform X5 — protein MSDNPQGCSGPAPRVGDSKVGEAKIGEGIRMGERDTPLRLSPFRMLRMLDSCRPPGNRIGIVHENVKMGSDGESDQASGTSSDEVQSPVRVRMRNNHHRRISNEDINKRLSLPADIRLPEGYLEKFAMNSPPFDKPMSRRLRRASLSEIGFGKLETYIKLDKLGEGTYATVFKGRSKLTDNLVALKEIRLEHEEGAPCTAIREVSLLKDLKHANIVTLHDIIHTDKCLTLVFEYLEKDLKQYMDDCGSIMSIHNVKIFLFQLLRGLAYCHRRKVLHRDLKPQNLLINEKGELKLADFGLARAKSVPTKTYSNEVVTLWYRPPDVLLGSTEYSTPIDMWGVGCIFYEMITGRPLFPGSTVEDELHLIFRILGTPTEATWPGITTSEEFKTYNFPRYHAEPIVNHAPRIDSDGLDLLLKLLQFEAKNRVSAEEALRHPYFRTLGEHVQSLPDTASIFSIKGIQLHKDPGKRSSLHPESTVAHKLGSAPSQYFQREAANPRVQSHNLSSTSTG, from the exons ATGTCAGACAATCCCCAAGGGTGTTCTGGACCTGCTCCCAGGGTGGGAGACTCCAAGGTGGGAGAGGCTAAAATCGGAGAGGGGATAAGGATGGGCGAGAGAGACACCCCTCTGAGGCTGTCGCCGTTCCGTATGCTTCGAATGCTGGATTCGTGCCGCCCACCAGGAAACCGGATCG GGATCGTCCATGAAAATGTGAAGATGGGATCAGATGGTGAAAGTGATCAAGCGTCTGGGACATCCTCTGACGAGGTTCAGAGTCCAGTGAGGGTCCGCATGAGGAATAATCATCATCGGCGCATATCTAATGAG gACATAAACAAGCGGTTGTCTCTCCCTGCTGATATCCGACTGCCAGAGGGCTACTTGGAGAAGTTTGCCATGAACAGCCCGCCTTTTGACAAACCCATGAGCCGCAGACTTCGGCGCGCATCACTG TCTGAAATTGGCTTTGGGAAACTTGAGACGTACATCAAACTGGACAAGCTGGGCGAG GGCACCTACGCTACAGTGTTTAAAGGCCGAAGCAAGCTGACAGACAATTTGGTAGCTCTGAAAGAGATACGCCTGGAGCATGAGGAAGGCGCACCCTGCACCGCCATAAGAGAAG TGTCTCTGCTGAAAGACTTGAAACACGCTAATATTGTCACCCTCCATGACATCATCCACACTGACAAGTGCCTCACTCTGGTGTTTGAATATCTG GAAAAAGATCTCAAGCAATACATGGATGACTGTGGGAGCATCATGAGTATTCACAACGTCAAG ATCTTCTTATTCCAACTTCTAAGAGGTCTAGCCTACTGCCACAGAAGGAAGGTTCTCCACAGAGACCTCAAACCCCAGAACTTGCTCATCAACGAGAAAGGAGAGCTAAAGCTGGCAGATTTTG GTTTGGCTCGGGCCAAGTCTGTCCCAACAAAGACGTACTCAAATGAAGTTGTGACGTTATGGTACCGACCCCCAGATGTTCTCCTGGGCTCAACTGAGTATTCTACACCCATTGATATGTG GGGTGTTGGTTGCATCTTCTATGAAATGATCACAGGCAGACCTCTGTTCCCTGGATCGACTGTGGAGGATGAACTACACCTCATATTTCGTATTCTTG GTACTCCCACAGAAGCAACATGGCCTGGAATAACAACAAGTGAAGAGTTTAAAACATACAATTTCCCCCGCTACCATGCTGAACCCATTGTCAACCACGCACCCAG GATAGACAGCGATGGTCTTGACTTGCTGTTAAAGCTTTTACAG TTTGAAGCAAAGAATCGTGTATCAGCTGAGGAGGCACTAAGACACCCGTATTTCAGAACTCTGGGAGAGCATGTTCAATCGTTGCCTGACA ctgCTTCCATCTTCTCCATAAAAGGCATCCAACTGCATAAAGATCCAGGGAAGAGGTCCTCACTTCACCCAGAATCAA CGGTGGCCCATAAGCTAGGCTCTGCACCCTCGCAGTACTTCCAGAGAGAGGCAGCCAATCCCAGGGTTCAGAGTCACAATCTCTCCTCCACTTCCACTGGCTGA
- the parapinopsina gene encoding LOW QUALITY PROTEIN: parapinopsin a (The sequence of the model RefSeq protein was modified relative to this genomic sequence to represent the inferred CDS: inserted 5 bases in 4 codons) → MSLFTGISSLRTVAVISVKHYIVLXIPGGAVLFQTRDAVAGVILSWVWSFVWNTLPLFGWGNYDLEGVKISCGANWXDAANVSYIVIYFSLCXAVPFSTVIVSYSRLLWTLHQVTKLQTSESRRTXLHVTFLVTWLPYAAMALAVIMDSNLYIDPVIATIPVYLAKSSTVYNPIIYIFMNRQFRGYVVPALLCGWSPWPSEAQISDATTTVASANKNNKVVLEQSSKE, encoded by the exons ATGTCTCTTTTCACAGGTATATCAAGTCTTCGTACAGTAGCTGTCATTTCTGTTAAACATTACATCGTGC TTATCCCAGGGGGGGCTGTTCTTTTCCAGACCAG AGATGCAGTCGCAGGCGTGATTCTTTCCTGGGTTTGGTCATTTGTGTGGAACACCCTGCCTCTGTTTGGATGGGGGAATTATGATCTGGAAGGAGTTAAAATTTCCTGCGGAGCAAACTG TGATGCTGCTAACGTGTCCTACATCGTTATCTACTTCTCTTTGT TTGCGGTGCCTTTTTCCACAGTCATAGTGTCCTACTCCAGACTTTTATGGACCCTTCACCAG GTCACCAAGTTGCAAACGTCTGAGAGTAGGAGGA TACTACATGTGACCTTCCTGGTCACATGGCTGCCTTATGCAGCAATGGCCCTGGCTGTAATCATGGACTCCAATCTTTATATAGACCCTGTCATTGCCACCATACCTGTTTATTTAGCCAAGAGCAGCACTGTCTACAACCCCATCATCTATATTTTCATGAACAGACAG TTTCGGGGCTATGTCGTTCCTGCTCTTCTGTGTGGATGGAGCCCGTGGCCCTCTGAAGCCCAGATATCTGATGCTACCACCACTGTTGcttcagcaaataaaaacaacaaggtTGTTCTGGAACAATcttcaaaagaataa
- the ddx20 gene encoding putative ATP-dependent RNA helicase DDX20, protein MAASMRRAAHDIETRKRTEDVLLAEGIDFGSLLLSQAVLDGLSSSGFQKPSPIQLKAIPLGRCGLDLIVQAKSGTGKTCVFVTIALESLILENPSTQVLVLAPTREIAVQIHSVVMAIGCAMEGLECHVFIGGRPVSQDKAHLKKCHVAVGSPGRIKQLIELGMLSTGSVRLFVLDEADKLLEEGSFQEQINWIFSSLPVNKQMLALSATYPESLAQHLTRYMNEPTFVRLNPSDMGLKGLKQYYKLLQSHPLPHKVFEEKVQHLLELFSKIPFNQALVFSNLHTRAQHLADILSSKGLPAVCISGGLSQEQRLEAMSKLKQYQCRVLISTDLTSRGIDAEKVNLVINLDVPQDWETYMHRIGRAGRFGTQGMAVTYCCHGEEENKMMAIAQKCGLSLSALPSVLEPGLMDEPCDWAVCADAAAPDTILPLISRTVKKKRTKVRAPAPDVTENKAVESSNQRPDKAQTATLTPQHEEESERQVTSTGVKSLQQQHHPSEVAPTRKELQDALPKIPPLSSFKTSLSKFVTLEEAELDFHTFITAGLGRTVEVIREFRGRESGDETCYNEHVILQDDGAAALTQSSERLQSLSDSSSSDVGVRPECLHETTVAEQKTVFKHVAGSASTVPKSSAARVYEQETCTTNPRAPSQPERNESVRRKQASQNTPGQNCREKSAKIKDSRKLPEKIKREPKRETDEEECMEAEEDWSSEAYWKACYEAWSDYYSAMSAFPEQGYQSYYSVAHNWMAAYRMNAIYMQELMKH, encoded by the exons ATGGCTGCCTCCATGAGGAGAGCAGCTCACGACATAGAAACGCGAAAGAGAACCGAAGATGTGCTTCTGGCGGAGGGAATTGACTTCGGCTCTCTGCTGTTGTCTCAGGCCGTGCTGGACGGACTGTCCTCCTCGGGGTTTCAGAAACCGTCCCCGATCCAGCTCAAGGCGATCCCGCTGGGCCGCTGCGGACTCG ATTTGATTGTACAAGCCAAGTCTGGGACAGGAAAGACATGCGTGTTCGTCACCATCGCCCTAGAATCTCTTATCTTGGAGAATCCCTCCACTCAG GTTCTCGTTTTGGCTCCGACACGTGAGATCGCCGTGCAGATCCACTCGGTGGTGATGGCCATCGGCTGCGCCATGGAGGGCCTGGAGTGTCATGTTTTCATCGGGGGCCGGCCTGTGAGCCAAGACAAAGCCCATCTGAAGAAGTGTCACGTCGCCGTGGGCTCCCCTG GTCGCATCAAGCAGCTGATAGAGCTGGGCATGTTGTCCACCGGCAGTGTCAGGCTGTTTGTCCTGGACGAGGCAGACAAGCTGCTGGAGGAGGGCAGCTTCCAGGAGCAGATAAA ctGGATCTTCTCGTCCCTGCCTGTCAACAAGCAAATGCTTGCACTCTCTGCCACCTACCCAGAATCCCTTGCTCAACACCTTACCCGCTACATGAACGAGCCCACTTTTGTTAGACTCAATCCGAGCGACATGGGCCTGAAAG GTCTGAAGCAGTATTACAAGCTGCTCCAGTCCCATCCGCTGCCTCACAAAGTCTTTGAGGAGAAGGTGCAGCACCTACTCGAGCTGTTCAGTAAAATTCCATTTAACCAAGCCTTGGTGTTTTCTAACCTCCACACCAG GGCTCAGCACCTGGCAGACATCCTGTCCTCCAAAGGCTTACCTGCAGTTTGTATTTCAG GTGGTTTGAGTCAGGAACAGAGGCTTGAGGCGATGTCCAAGCTGAAGCAGTATCAGTGCAGAGTTCTCATCTCCACCGACCTG ACTTCCAGGGGAATAGATGCAGAGAAAGTGAACCTGGTGATCAACCTAGATGTGCCACAAGACTGGGAAACCTACATGCACCGAATCGGACGCGCTGGGCGGTTTG GCACTCAGGGGATGGCTGTGACCTACTGCTGCCACGGGGAAGAGGAGAACAAGATGATGGCCATTGCTCAGAAGTGTGGCCTCAGTTTGTCTGCTTTACCTT CCGTCTTGGAGCCTGGTTTGATGGATGAGCCATGCGACTGGGCCGTGTGCGCCGACGCTGCCGCTCCAGACACGATCTTGCCGCTGATTTCCagaactgtaaagaaaaagcGTACGAAGGTCAGAGCCCCAGCGCCTGACGTCACCGAGAATAAAGCTGTAGAGTCCAGCAATCAGAGGCCAGATAAAGCCCAAACAGCAACTCTGACGCCACAGCATGAAGAAGAAAGTGAAAGGCAGGTGACTTCTACCGGGGTGAAgagtctgcagcagcagcatcatccTTCTGAAGTGGCGCCAACTCGGAAAGAGCTACAAGACGCCCTGCCGAAGATCCCGCCCCTAAGCTCATTCAAGACCAGCCTGTCAAAGTTTGTGACGTTGGAGGAGGCTGAGCTGGACTTCCACACCTTCATCACTGCAGGTTTGGGGAGGACAGTGGAGGTCATCAGGGAGTTCAGAGGCAGAGAGTCTGGTGATGAGACTTGCTACAATGAGCATGTCATACTGCAGGACGACGGGGCCGCAGCTTTGACCCAAAGCAGTGAACGGTTACAGTCACTTTCTGATTCCTCCAGCTCAGATGTTGGTGTCAGACCCGAATGTTTGCATGAGACCACAGTAGCTGAGCAAAAGACAGTTTTTAAGCACGTGGCTGGATCTGCATCTACCGTGCCCAAATCCTCTGCAGCCAGAGTCTATGAGCAGGAAACCTGCACAACAAACCCGAGAGCTCCATCTCAGCCTGAGAGGAACGAGTCTGTAAGAAGGAAGCAAGCCAGTCAGAACACACCAGGGCAGAATTGTAGGGAGAAGTccgcaaaaataaaagacagcaGAAAGTTGCCAGAGAAGATTAAAAGAGAGCCGAAGAGGGAGACTGATGAAGAGGAGTGCATGGAGGCCGAGGAGGACTGGAGCTCTGAGGCGTACTGGAAAGCCTGCTATGAAGCCTGGAGCGACTACTACTCTGCTATGTCCGCTTTTCCAGAGCAGGGCTACCAGAGCTACTACAGCGTAGCTCACAACTGGATGGCCGCGTATCGCATGAATGCCATCTACATGCAGGAACTCATGAAACACTAA